The Etheostoma cragini isolate CJK2018 unplaced genomic scaffold, CSU_Ecrag_1.0 ScbMSFa_188, whole genome shotgun sequence genome contains the following window.
ttcagttatttcacagttttttgttaagtacataattccacatgtgttcattcatagttgtgatgccttcagtgataatctacaatgtaaatagtcatgaaaataaaggaaacgcattgaatgagaaggtgtgttcaaacttttgacctgtactgtatatgtgtgtgtatgcaaataATCTACAGCATAGATTGCAGCATTGTATCATGCCCTCAAAGGATCAATGGattgtctaaaaacaaaatgtgaggAGATGTTCTTCTGTCTGCACTCACCTTTCCAGTGAGGATAACACATGGGAGCCGCAAGacaacctggacctggaccttaTCACCGagtacatgcagaaacacatggagatggaggagaagaaggaggagggcaAGAGGAAAGGTGTCGGGAAGGAGGAGGTGAGTGAAGGAAAGAGGATACTCCAGACTGAAGAGTCCCAGAAATCTAATCTCAATATTAATTAATGCACACAGAGGGTTTCACAAATGTCTTTTTGGATTTATATACAAATGACTCTTGTcattacaatatgaacatgcatattacatacactaccggtcaaaagtttggggtcactcacaaatttccattggactccattacagacagaatcccagctgagataagttgccttgttttttctaaccagggcagcagtttccagattacattatgtgcttacataattgcaaaagagttgtttaatgttttcttagttagttttttttaaataatatcagattagtaaacaaaatgtgcctttggaacattggatgaatggttgctgataatgggaaatgtagatattgcattaaagatcagccacccactcagatcagctggtatcctgtctataatggagtgaaatggaaatttgtaagtgaccctaaacttttgaccggtagtgtacatacaTGCAAAATAGTAAGGCTAGGCAATTCCAGTTGCTTTGGCGAAAGAGAGCGGATGACAGTTGGCTTGAGTCCAGTAGAGCAGACGGCTCTGCAGAGTCGCGTAATTACGACTTCATGACTTTTCATGAACAGCTGAAGGAGCGGCGGTGTACATAGCAGAAACCCTGTTGTGCGTCTGCCCTATACCAGGGCGGGCCGCCATCAACATATCAACACTAAAAGgcggtggctgtggctcagtggtagagcagtcgATGGTTCAATTCCTGCAATCCTATGTCAAAGTTGAAAACACTGAACTCTGAgtatccaatccaatccactttatttgtatagcacattttacaaacacaaagttaccaaagtgctgcacagaaaactcaaacatacaaaacaattaatgtaaaacattgtaaaaacaaaataagagcatctggtttaaaaagataaaaaaatagataaaaataataaatactaaaatacaataaaacagtaagagccatcagaggaccacacaactcacatggagttaaaagccaaagaataaaaatgtgtctaaaaagtGTAAATCCCAGTAAATGAGTATGGGGTGtacttgtacagcagcctcggccaaaGTGTActtatgtgtgtgaatggttcctgtattaTGTAGAAgaactttgagtagtcgttgacactagaaaagtgctatagagAACAGTCCATTTATCGTTTTAGTCCAAAGAGAACTCGGGTATCATGGCCAAGTTTTAGTCAAaccatttttgtctttttttaaatattatttacacagacacatgttagataagagccagggctcctgggctctacagcaccttgttgtGCGGCTCAGGCAGAGGGACCGCagagttagctaacgttaacttttcCCAGACAACGGAGTTGGATTTGCCTTTTTTGCGGACTAAACGCTGCTCTGGCTGCCCTCCTTCTAACATATTTACTCGTGCTGAGTTTTTTAGTTCCACTGGATGCAAACACCTTGCCCCCCTGACTGCTGGGAGGTTTTATGGCTTCGGGAAGGGCAGATGTGCGCATGCGTGTGTCATTCAGaatacaagacaaaataagagtgttCTTCAATACAGaactttattttctcaattataCTATTTTTGTGATCGATGGAGTCAAAATCTAAATTACaatcaaaattcaattaattgcacagccctcgCTAACAGTAAACATAACCTTTGTGAATCTTTACAGTGATTCCCTTAAAGAAGCAaccaggcctgccttgttgcaccatgAAAACGTCTTTCCGAACTTTCCATTTTCACACAGGAACATCTGGAGATGTTCTGCTAAATGAAGTGTGGTTGGTCCAGGCTACTGTGCATGTAGCTTGTAGTTCCAGTTAATGACTTTTGGGCCTTACATTTTAGTAGTTCTTTCAGTCTGAATGCAGGAGATACTTGACACTCTGGAGTCCTATGGATTGGTCCCCTCATCAgccctttcattttctccattcaCACGGAAGATTTTAATCTAGTAAAACATGGTCAACTAGAATTCCCTCACACCTCCTATTAGTTCTTCTAACCCTTGTATCATTATCtctgcatgtcccccccccccccacctccatgGGTCCACCAAAGGCACCTTCAGAAGACGGCAAGCTGGCGACCAGAGCAGGAAAGAAGGgcaagaaagaggaggaggagcctgcagcagtgaaagaggaagaggaggaggagcctgcagcagtgaaagaggaagaggaggaggagcctgcagcagtgaaggaggaagagcaggaggaagaggagtatGTGGTGGAGAAGGTTTTGGACCGCAGAGTGGTGAAGGGAAGAGTAGAGTTTCTGCTGAAATGGAAGGGGTTCTCAGAGTAAGTATGAGTCTGTAATATTAATGCTTGGTTTTCTTGGTCCTGAGATATATAATATACTTACAGATTACAAATAAGTGTCAGCATGGTGTCATGCCGTCAAAGTTGAAGGTTTGGTATTTTGACACTACGTTGCAGACCCACAAATAACCTTACAAGATGGCaatagaaaaaaggaataataggAATGATAATTAGAGTGAGAATGgattgtctaaaaaaaaaagtgtgaggaGATTTTCTTCTGTCTGCACTCACATTTCAAGTGAGGAGAACACATGGGAGCCACAAGacaacctggacctggacctttTCGCCGagtacatgcagaaacacaaggagacggaggagaagaagaaggagggcaAGAGGAAAGGTgtcagggaggaggaggtgagtgaAGGAAGAGGGTACTCCAGACTGAAGAGTCCCAGAAATCTAATCTCAATATTTATGAACACATACAGAGGGcttcacaaatgttttttaggatttatatattataccgtaattcctcaaagAAAAACCGTTAGTCAATTAACCTGCGGCCCTCTGATAGTGCTGCATAACCATGGTAACCATGGTTATGCAGCAGTGGAACTTAGACACAGACATGCTGTGAACGATGCTTCTGGTTTTACTTAGCTCGCTCCACCATGGCCCCTTACTAACTCACTCAATCTGTCTGTTGATATACAAACGCAGATCAATGGACTTGCACGTATTTTTNNNNNNNNNNGTATGAGAACCTtctctcgagacactttacagcttggtttttctttctgttgatagaaacggagaggaagaggagtcaaACGTCACCGCTGTCAGCTTTGTGACAAATCCTTCACAACATCAGCATATTTAAAGATTCATCAGAgagttcacactggagagaagccttacagctgtgatcaatgtgggaCAGCTTTCACACAACAGAGTGCCCTGAAAAGACAtcaacgcattcacactggTGAGAAACCTTAcagctgtgaacaatgtgggaaaacGTTTTCTCATAGTGGTGACCTTAAAGCTCACCAGCGCAGTCACaatggagagaagccgtacagctgtgaacaatgtggAAAAACGTTTTTTCATTGTAGTCACTTTAAAAATCACCAgcacattcacactggagagaagccgtactggtgtgaacaatgtggggaaaCCTTTTCTCATAGTGGTAGCCTTAAAACCCACCAGCGAATTCACACTGGAGAaaagccgtacagctgtgaacaatgtgggaaaacGTTTACTAATAGTGGTACCCTTAAAAGACACCAGctcattcacactggagagaagccgcactggtgtgaacaatgtgggaaaaccttttctcagaGTGGTAACCTTAAAAGTCACCAGCGCATTCATACTGCCTCGTTGTGAACATGTTTCAGAGCCAAGCCGTTTCCTCTCATCATGCCCTGATAGctgtgttgttattttctgATCTTCTCTCCACATTGAAGGCTGACCAGCAGTAACTTTATCTCCTGAGCAACATGTATGTTATTGTGGATCAGATGGACTGTTTTCTACCTTTCCTCAGAAGCCTTTACCATTTAGGCACCAGAGCTGGTGCCTGAACCCatccttttaaaaatatgtatttttaaatgtatatataaaaaaaaaaaggagcccAAAAAGACAGTCAGCAACATTTAAGaacggcttgtttattgctatatggtccaaattaaatgtaaaactaaatgtaataaCATATTTCTCCAGTAAATTGCTGCTAATGACAAACACAACCCTTAGA
Protein-coding sequences here:
- the LOC117940181 gene encoding zinc finger protein 239-like isoform X8, whose translation is MQKHMEMEEKKEEGKRKGVGKEEAPSEDGKLATRAGKKGKKEEEEEEEYVVEKVLDRRVVKGRVEFLLKWKGFSDEENTWEPQDNLDLDLFAEYMQKHKETEEKKKEGKRKGVREEEKRRGRGVKRHRCQLCDKSFTTSAYLKIHQRVHTGEKPYSCDQCGTAFTQQSALKRHQRIHTGEKPYSCEQCGKTFSHSGDLKAHQRSHNGEKPYSCEQCGKTFFHCSHFKNHQHIHTGEKPYWCEQCGETFSHSGSLKTHQRIHTGEKPYSCEQCGKTFTNSGTLKRHQLIHTGEKPHWCEQCGKTFSQSGNLKSHQRIHTASL
- the LOC117940181 gene encoding zinc finger protein 239-like isoform X7 — its product is MQKHMEMEEKKEEGKRKGVGKEEAPSEDGKLATRAGKKGKKEEEEPAAEEEYVVEKVLDRRVVKGRVEFLLKWKGFSDEENTWEPQDNLDLDLFAEYMQKHKETEEKKKEGKRKGVREEEKRRGRGVKRHRCQLCDKSFTTSAYLKIHQRVHTGEKPYSCDQCGTAFTQQSALKRHQRIHTGEKPYSCEQCGKTFSHSGDLKAHQRSHNGEKPYSCEQCGKTFFHCSHFKNHQHIHTGEKPYWCEQCGETFSHSGSLKTHQRIHTGEKPYSCEQCGKTFTNSGTLKRHQLIHTGEKPHWCEQCGKTFSQSGNLKSHQRIHTASL
- the LOC117940181 gene encoding zinc finger protein 239-like isoform X5; amino-acid sequence: MQKHMEMEEKKEEGKRKGVGKEEAPSEDGKLATRAGKKGKKEEEEPAAVKEEEEEYVVEKVLDRRVVKGRVEFLLKWKGFSDEENTWEPQDNLDLDLFAEYMQKHKETEEKKKEGKRKGVREEEKRRGRGVKRHRCQLCDKSFTTSAYLKIHQRVHTGEKPYSCDQCGTAFTQQSALKRHQRIHTGEKPYSCEQCGKTFSHSGDLKAHQRSHNGEKPYSCEQCGKTFFHCSHFKNHQHIHTGEKPYWCEQCGETFSHSGSLKTHQRIHTGEKPYSCEQCGKTFTNSGTLKRHQLIHTGEKPHWCEQCGKTFSQSGNLKSHQRIHTASL
- the LOC117940181 gene encoding zinc finger protein 239-like isoform X2; this translates as MQKHMEMEEKKEEGKRKGVGKEEAPSEDGKLATRAGKKGEEEEEEPAAVKEEEEEEPAAVKEEEQEEEEYVVEKVLDRRVVKGRVEFLLKWKGFSDEENTWEPQDNLDLDLFAEYMQKHKETEEKKKEGKRKGVREEEKRRGRGVKRHRCQLCDKSFTTSAYLKIHQRVHTGEKPYSCDQCGTAFTQQSALKRHQRIHTGEKPYSCEQCGKTFSHSGDLKAHQRSHNGEKPYSCEQCGKTFFHCSHFKNHQHIHTGEKPYWCEQCGETFSHSGSLKTHQRIHTGEKPYSCEQCGKTFTNSGTLKRHQLIHTGEKPHWCEQCGKTFSQSGNLKSHQRIHTASL
- the LOC117940181 gene encoding zinc finger protein 239-like isoform X4, which translates into the protein MQKHMEMEEKKEEGKRKGVGKEEAPSEDGKLATRAGKKGKKEEEEPAAVKEEEEEEPAAVKEEEQEEEEYVVEKVLDRRVVKGRVEFLLKWKGFSDEENTWEPQDNLDLDLFAEYMQKHKETEEKKKEGKRKGVREEEKRRGRGVKRHRCQLCDKSFTTSAYLKIHQRVHTGEKPYSCDQCGTAFTQQSALKRHQRIHTGEKPYSCEQCGKTFSHSGDLKAHQRSHNGEKPYSCEQCGKTFFHCSHFKNHQHIHTGEKPYWCEQCGETFSHSGSLKTHQRIHTGEKPYSCEQCGKTFTNSGTLKRHQLIHTGEKPHWCEQCGKTFSQSGNLKSHQRIHTASL
- the LOC117940181 gene encoding zinc finger protein 239-like isoform X1 translates to MQKHMEMEEKKEEGKRKGVGKEEAPSEDGKLATRAGKKGKKEEEEPAAVKEEEEEEPAAVKEEEEEEPAAVKEEEQEEEEYVVEKVLDRRVVKGRVEFLLKWKGFSDEENTWEPQDNLDLDLFAEYMQKHKETEEKKKEGKRKGVREEEKRRGRGVKRHRCQLCDKSFTTSAYLKIHQRVHTGEKPYSCDQCGTAFTQQSALKRHQRIHTGEKPYSCEQCGKTFSHSGDLKAHQRSHNGEKPYSCEQCGKTFFHCSHFKNHQHIHTGEKPYWCEQCGETFSHSGSLKTHQRIHTGEKPYSCEQCGKTFTNSGTLKRHQLIHTGEKPHWCEQCGKTFSQSGNLKSHQRIHTASL
- the LOC117940181 gene encoding zinc finger protein 239-like isoform X6, which produces MQKHMEMEEKKEEGKRKGVGKEEAPSEDGKLATRAGKKGKKEEEEPAAEEEEYVVEKVLDRRVVKGRVEFLLKWKGFSDEENTWEPQDNLDLDLFAEYMQKHKETEEKKKEGKRKGVREEEKRRGRGVKRHRCQLCDKSFTTSAYLKIHQRVHTGEKPYSCDQCGTAFTQQSALKRHQRIHTGEKPYSCEQCGKTFSHSGDLKAHQRSHNGEKPYSCEQCGKTFFHCSHFKNHQHIHTGEKPYWCEQCGETFSHSGSLKTHQRIHTGEKPYSCEQCGKTFTNSGTLKRHQLIHTGEKPHWCEQCGKTFSQSGNLKSHQRIHTASL
- the LOC117940181 gene encoding zinc finger protein 239-like isoform X3, with protein sequence MQKHMEMEEKKEEGKRKGVGKEEAPSEDGKLATRAGKKGKKEEEEPAAVKEEEEEEPAAVKEEEQEEEEYVVEKVLDRRVVKGRVEFLLKWKGFSDEENTWEPQDNLDLDLFAEYMQKHKETEEKKKEGKRKGVREEEKRRGRGVKRHRCQLCDKSFTTSAYLKIHQRVHTGEKPYSCDQCGTAFTQQSALKRHQRIHTGEKPYSCEQCGKTFSHSGDLKAHQRSHNGEKPYSCEQCGKTFFHCSHFKNHQHIHTGEKPYWCEQCGETFSHSGSLKTHQRIHTGEKPYSCEQCGKTFTNSGTLKRHQLIHTGEKPHWCEQCGKTFSQSGNLKSHQRIHTASL